ggatgagagttgcacgctaCAGCCACTAGTCCGTTATCCCAGCCTATTACTTTCTGTTAGGAAACCGTGtcctatatttttaagaaacaataactattttatcGTAAGCTGCTTAAAGAGGACTAGAGATATTATCATGAGTcaataattacagtttaataattaaaaattaatttagttaatttataaacttacatCAATATGAGCGTAGGAATTGGACATCATAGCAATGAGTAGATTCAGTAGAACGATCACATTGATCACGGAGTAAGATCCAAACATCAGCAGACCCCAGAATCTGGTGTAACTTTTAATACCGGCCAGTTCGAAGCTGTCCAGACCAACCATGCCGAAAGACGCCCAGAAAAGTGACTGCGACGCttcaaatacactgagaagaGATACAttgaagtaataatatatcagtCATTAAAGCATGAAGATGAAGCTTTTGGTATCAGAAAAGTCTTATAGACTACAAGTCCGTGGTAAAAAATAACCTGTGAAATTAACCAAAttcatcaggtgagcctcctgccgtttgcccctgttctataaaaaaaaccaacgTGAATAACGCTTAGAAGGATGTTACAATATCAGAAAATAACTTTGATCACTATGCCGATATAGTAACGTCGCGTCTAGTAAGTCTATTAGAGAATGAGCATGAGAATGTGTAAGTACAATatgacatataaaaaattgtttaaggcTTTAAGGATAACTACAAGGCACaggtgtccatgagcggcgttTAGTACCTAATTCTTCGGACCCGCCTCCTTTAAAGAagtttattagaaaaacatgCATGAGAAACAAAGGTATTGAACacaaaaagtaaagtaaatcATGCCACCGTCGTATGCTGCTACTACATAAGTCTATCAAAAAACCTCGCAGGCGTATACTATACGGGTCCACTGCTATTTCCCGGAACTCGGGAGGCAATCTGTTCTGAGAATCGCTccgaaatttaataataaataaataaataaatccgaAATAGGCTAATTTTTGGGTCCGTATTCGGTTCTGGTTTTAGATGGTAATAGATGTACATGATTAGTCACTACATGTGagattgaatttaaatttaatgctgGTTTGGTTAGGCAATTGGTTTCCATTccaattttaagaaaatgatTCTTTATAAAAACGCCCTAATATGCTCATAAATATCTAaaagcaattaataaattatatttttgggaAAGGTTCAATTGTATTTTAGTGAAatggtaaaaaatatcttttaatttttttaccatttCACTAAAATACAATTGCTTGTTGTTCTAAGGATAACTTGTAATCTCCCGATATCAAATATCCCAACAAGAAttcagaaatatattaaattccaaGCATTCATACATCCCTTTCACTTGATAAGAATAAAGAATTATGAATAACATCGTTTTATTCCACACAAATCGTAAGCAATTTTATCTAAAGcgtgtaaattattaaaaaacattgtaaacTGTCCCTAAGCTAAACACACTCTACATGATTTCAACGAGCCTAATTAACGAAATTAATAAGCATGATAATCCATAGTGGTACGTAGAGTCATACAATCAACTTCAtcgatttttaaagtattcatCTTCACATTTATATCTTCTTCTAACTGTATCTGAGTTTGTAGTAAATAGCGCAAGGACGCGTTCGCTTCATGCAGCATTTGTTGGAGCTGTTCTGTGCTGTGTCGTAACATCTCACACTCGTAGTACAAGGATTGCCCTGGTGGATCTCGGACTAGTTCAGCTCCAATGCGCTGCGCCCGTCTTCCAAGTCTTGTATGAGCCAAGGCTGTATTCCCTTCTTTATCACATAGTGCTTTCTGCAGTTGAAGAATATTATTCATCATATCAGCTATTTTCTGCGTTGTTTCTCTATGCATGTCTTCTAGTTTTGCCTTTGCCCTCTTGGTATCTTCAATGCGCTCTTTAAACTCATGATTGCATTTATTAAAGGAACTCCACAGATCATCAATCACTTGTTTTAGTAATACGTCAATAAATACACGTATAGGACGAGCACTGGTTACTTCTCTTGCAGCTTGTTGCACGTTCTTAGCTGAATATGCATTATACTCATCAGCCGAAATATTTGCTGGATCCAAATTAGCGTAGCCTTCGTACACAGACAAGCATAGATCAGTTGGTTTTAAAGATAAAGAACCTTTGTCCAAATCAATGGCTGCTTGCTTGTACTGCAAATCTCTGTCTAGAAGATATCTGGTAGAACGAAGACGCCTCATCTGTTCGTTCAATTGTTCCAAAGCACGTTTCAAAAGACTTTGACCGCCTAGTATTGTTGTAATTTCCTGTTGCAGAGCATGCTCAACCTCATCAACAACCAAATCGATTCCAATACGGCCATCACGCAGCATTAAACACTTACGGCAAATGGTCAGAGCATTTGATTGAAGTGATGCAAGGCAGTCTTGGAGACGTGTCTTATAAACACCGAGGGCTTCTAGTTCGAGgcatatttcttttctttgcaGTTGTAgttcctttttattaaattctatatcACCGAGGCGTTCTTCTATACGTCTATCAGACGTTGCTTTCATAATGGATGCGCGTTCACCAGTTTCATCTCGGATCCTTTCACTTTCCTTTAAAATTCGGTCTGCCAGCTGCTGCTGGTCTTCAGTATTTCGGCTGCGCATATCGTTGGATAGCTTCCATTCAGCTAAGGTGAACTTGGCAGATCGTGGAGGCATACATACGATGGCCTGCTCAGAAAGCCTCGTAGTTGAGATGGGAGCACCAATAACATGACGCACACCAAATTGTTCCTCACCCATGATTAAAGATtttgaactatttttaaacttaaaataaagttacgtCGGCCGAAACGTGATACTTATTATTGGAATTGACATAACTAATAGTTGTCATGGTAACTGGGTCACGTCAATAATATTAAGCGAGAAGCtagaaataagtttatatgGATCAATCGCATAGTTATGTTACAAAtcgttataaacaaaaaatttattatttcacaatattgtaaatatgaatgaaCAAAAAATCATTACTTCAATTAGGACAGAAGTATGAAAACGAACTATACACTAATGTTCAATCATAACTGTACGAGCCTAGGTGAATGTACAATTAGGACactcaggctttcttagttttataagcgagGCGATTACCTAAATCGGAATTACGCCCCAAGAGAAAAACCAGACGTAGGTTCTCTCTTCAACACATTAttcatagcaattaacatttaaaaaaaaataatcagtggcgctacaacctctttaggtcttggtctcagatttctgaatctgtttcatgttcatttttttttaaatcatataggcaagtagttgatcagcctccatgacacatgccgtcgactttttagcTGTCATGTCTATTTcttcgcgatgttttccttcaccgttctagcaaatgttaaatgcgcacatagaaagaaagtccactggtgcacagccggggatcgaacctacgacctcgggtatgagagtcgcacgctgaagccactaggccaacactgctcattaaaatcaaattaccaTTTAactctattatttaaagaaccCTGAAGGCCCACAATCACAGAACAATATTGTAGTTTACACATTGTGACAAATATcgtatgttatttataatttacttatatcaATACTTGTGGGCTTATGCGTATTTGACAACCTATACGAAATAGCATTTGAAAAACATCTCTAGCGAGTCTAGCCACACAATCCTGCACTCACTTTCCAAAACTTCGCCATTTAGTACAAGAGTCACCCGCGTGTTCCCAATCCGGGAGACCGCCGGGTAAAGCGTAACATTTTTGCTTTTCCAAATCGGCGAAATACCAAAGTAATTGATTCAGAcctgtatataattaatacttttcacAGCAAGTAAGCCAAAATGACAAATGCgcagaagtatttttttttattttaatattatgagttttctttgcaaataatattgtactttgtcgtatataattacaatagcAAATATAATAGGCATATATTGtatgaacatataaaaattttggacatatattaattttcaaaaaattgaATCTAtacaatcatataaatattggttAAGCTCTATTTAGTTACCTCTGTATGTTTCAAGAGTCCTGGGTTCGATCgagaaaacaattattgtagtaGAACTGATAAGTACCATGCTTATCAATAGCAATATGGAGAATGTTCGATTCaaactaaatttacttttaatctAATACTATTTCGTTGGATACTTACCGCAAGCAAAAGCGAAAAGTACCAGACTATAGATAAAGAAGAACTTGACGATGTCGATAACCATTCTGCCAAGCGAGATCTGAAGTGGACCAAGGTGAGGGTTTATAGAAAACAGGTGCACCAGTTTTAACGCACTGTAACAAAAAGAAAGACATTATCAGTGTGGTATGGTATGGTAGGTCGACTCAatttccgcaactagactcAAATTTGGACTATTAGCATCACCTTGATAGCTGGAAGTCTTCCACTGTCTGCTTTACTGTACTTTCTTTTgagaactagcgaactgtggaatcggtGGATTTCCCTGGCAGATACGACCTTTAGTTGTTTAAAGAAAGAGCATACTCCTCCTTCAAAGGCCAGTATCGCTctaaaatgggtgtccatggggGATATTGGataataagaaaagaaatgaacgtcgtaatttatataagaacCTAATTAGTGCTAAGCGTACTGTGACTGTGCAACCAAAAGCCTTACCTaaacacactttttttttcttttttttttttaaattggctAGTGGGCCTACCTCCCCGGCGACTTCCGCCCGGGGCCGAGGAAGctaagttttaataagtttttcattaaaagtaCCTAAACACGTTAGCAGCAGCAAATAATCCCTCAGCAATCAGCTGCGGATCGAAATCATCCCACTGCTCTCTTGGTATAAACCTTGTGTTCGGATCGCGTTGTATCTCAGCATTTTGCTGCAGATAAGCCACAAAACGTAGTAATGTTACGGACACATATAACGTGTTTCGGGTGAAGTCGATGAAATTCCACATGTTGCGGAGGTAAGCGCGAAATCCTTCAGTGTACATCTCTTGCATTTCCTCCCAAATGAAACCTGAGaagtgaataattattttatttcaatcggGGGTTTTCTAATGAACAATGTGatgctatattttttgttttatatttgcacTCATCTTAATATCAACGATCAGTTGTGAAAGAACGTTCTAGAAAGTATAAACACGTGTGAAATGAAAACTTAGAAGACGCAGTGATAACTAGATTCAACTTTGTCACAATCGAGTAGCCCGCAATATGGCAGCAGATAgctttttgtattgaaaaacTCGCTTTGGTCCGCCAAGGATTTGTAATTACATGATTATAAcggaataaaaatgataatagcAAATAACACTGCAAGGTTTGCGAAATCAACTCGGCGAAAAGTCCCATGGAATTTCTGATAATGTCCACCGAGTGATTATTCATcgcaatttttattgtaaaatattactaataattaacttatatactatttaatttctatgtgTAGTACtcataaagaattaaaaaccaaatgtttGATAATAAACCTTCATATTTTCGCTGTTATGGATGTGAAAGTATCGGTAAAATATAGAAAGACTACTTTTATAACTgcttatcaaataataattttcgtttatttgcGTTATGTTTCGGATATTTTACGTAAATACTTAGCCACAAACCACtcatttctaataaatatgtcaaataataattaccaattacatatataagaaCAAGTATTTCCAGAACAGTGGGGCCATTCCCCCTCTGTCTCTTCAGTTCTTCTTCTACCTTCTTAACCATCCACTCAGGGCCGAATAGTTGAACGACTTGAACTTCTGCTCTTTGTGATACCAATATCAAGattactgtaataaaatatgttgtccttcaagaaaagaccgtACCAATGCTTAAAAGGCTGACAACGCTCTCGCGAGCTCtccggcattgagagtgtccatgggcggcggtatcacttaacataaagttgagcctcctgcccatttgccccctgttctataaaaaaataagaaaaatgattttacgTTCACTATGGATAACTTTGGCTTTTAGGTCTCAGATAGATttgtaatcatttgttttataggcAATACTATTACAATAGgcctaccaattcttaaatggcCGATAAGACAC
This DNA window, taken from Pieris rapae chromosome 16, ilPieRapa1.1, whole genome shotgun sequence, encodes the following:
- the LOC110993114 gene encoding tektin-1; amino-acid sequence: MGEEQFGVRHVIGAPISTTRLSEQAIVCMPPRSAKFTLAEWKLSNDMRSRNTEDQQQLADRILKESERIRDETGERASIMKATSDRRIEERLGDIEFNKKELQLQRKEICLELEALGVYKTRLQDCLASLQSNALTICRKCLMLRDGRIGIDLVVDEVEHALQQEITTILGGQSLLKRALEQLNEQMRRLRSTRYLLDRDLQYKQAAIDLDKGSLSLKPTDLCLSVYEGYANLDPANISADEYNAYSAKNVQQAAREVTSARPIRVFIDVLLKQVIDDLWSSFNKCNHEFKERIEDTKRAKAKLEDMHRETTQKIADMMNNILQLQKALCDKEGNTALAHTRLGRRAQRIGAELVRDPPGQSLYYECEMLRHSTEQLQQMLHEANASLRYLLQTQIQLEEDINVKMNTLKIDEVDCMTLRTTMDYHAY